CCAAGTAACTTTTTTATGTATTGAAATCGATTCAAACTTGATCTGGACAAACGAAAATAAGCAATAATGTCCGTGTTCAGTGCCGTTTGTCTTGATAGCCGAATCTTGTAGCAAAAACGTTTTGTAAGTGTAAAAGATTTACACACGCGGCTTTTAAGAATTTTAGAAGTTCTCACGTGTGCTGTGCTAAATATCGAATTCTATAGAGTACAtactaaaaagaaaacttattgAAGGCGGTCTCGGTGTCGCCTGCGTGATTTTTGGTACATACGTAGCATATTATGGAAACGTAAATACTACCTATAGGCATGTATAAACTTGgtgtaagtaatttttaaattgttctTTAAACCACTAGGTACTCGTTCTAAAAGGATCGGTAGCACTCTCCTTACCGACTAAGAAAAGTGCACACTGATACACCTGAAGAAAGttatgtaagtaataataactaatacaGTATATTTAGTTAGACCTGTAAGCAACACATACCTATAGAAGTCAATCTATATCATAACATGTAGTGATGATGATTGAATAATGATGAGATTGAAATTATaactcaaataattattttaaatagtttgattctaacatttgttttgaaaaataaaataataaatacacagATTATTTAGTTCTCATCTGCTGGACTGAGCTTGAActtatcataattatttcataaacctaattcaatacaaactcatttaataaataggtatagaTTGTTTATGGAGATTTTGCTCAGGTACTAATAAAGGTGCACGGTAGTGCAAATGGGCAAGTTCTAGTTAGGTGTGAAATTCTTATGTAAAAATTTCTGAAGTGTATTGAATACTAGATTTGAATTAACATAaagattaataaatattattagaggcattaggtaaataatgttgtttgtttgtatgtctaTCTGGGTCAAATTGTGTATTTCCTCACCAAGTGCTTGCTGACATCAGATGGTGTTCAAATTTAGTATGTTCATGTAACTTTAGGGATAAAGCTATGACATGGTAATttggagctgatctgatgatggaaccgGAAGGTACCTATAGGAACTCCTCAACTACATATGATAACACCATCGTGCTTGGACTTGTTTGATTTGTTTTGGTGAGCACTTGAACGCTAAGTGGGGTACAGtcgtgtacagtcagcagcaataGTGTAATAAATTACACTATGAAATtgaatgtttttaaaaaacttataattatattttggctTTTCTTTTAAACTTGTTTACTATCAATAACTACCTACTATATTAGATTCGGTTTTATACATTTATACTATGTATAGGTAATCAGTAGGTAAAgagaaaaatgaaaattattccAGATTACTACAACACAAGATGGATTCTGAGAATGAAGAGACCTCTCtagattatattataaaatctaGACTTCACCAAATAATAAGAAGAATAAAAGAGCATAGCGCAGAAGCTGAAGCTTATTGTAAAGAAGGTAGCGATGAGGCAGAAGAGGTGCAAAAGGCAAAAATATGTGCGTCTAAGTTGGAGAATATGATTAAACGATTTACAACGGAACTTAATGAATATTTTCGGACTTCAAACAATCCATCACCAGACGAGATCTCTGATATGAGCAACGCTCAATTTAATGGTGAAGAAATTTTAGCTGAACTAAAATGTAGACTGTCAGTCAACGTGGATAAGAATAAAAGAGAGATCCAGAGCGACAAGGAGCAAAGCCGTGCGTTTTCAGCGAAACTACCAACTCTTACGTTACCTGAATTTCAAGGAGATGTGTTAACTTGGTGTGAATTTTGGGACATATACAAGTCCAATATTCATGATAGGCCGATACCTGACGTTGACAAGCTACTTTATCTTAAGTCAACATTAAAGGGTGAACCTCGCAGGATTATAGACGGGTTAGAGACTACtaataaaaactatgaaatagcCATTCAGATACTAACAAGCAGATATGGTAAACAATCACAGATTATTGATGCACACTACAGTGCCCTTAGCAAAGTAAAGGCTGCAGATACAAAAATAGAGGATTGTCGGACCACATTAAATGAGTTAGAACGTCATCTCAGGGTCCTACAATCACTTGGTGAAAACACAGATCATAACCATTTACGGTATCTTATTACGGAGAAATTCCCAGGAGATCTCATCTACGAAATGAAGATGAAACTGAAAGAAGACACTGTTGGAGAAATGAGAAAGCAATTGGAAGTGATAATATCTGCAAGAGAAGAAGCTAACAAAATAAGACCAGATAATAGTCCTACCGAAAAGGGAAACCATACAGTAGAAACACTACATATAACGCATAAGAATAAAGAACCTTTAAGAAATAAACCTGCAAGAAGGTACAATAGTTTCAAAAAGGGGAAATCAcatgaagaataataatatgagGAGAGAAGAGAATAAGAACGAAAACAAGAAAGGCGAGCGTACACAAAGAATGGAACGAAGCTATTATTCCAGAAGCCAATGTGACACATCACGGAAACGAAAGTATGAACCAATGAGAAATAAGGACAAAGAACAAAGAGAAGGAACAAAGGAATACATAGAGCATAAAAGAAGAAAACTATCTTGCATATTCTGTGGAAAGGATCACTATGCAGACCGGTGTCAAGAATATAAGACAATTGAAGAGAGAAGAGCGAAGCTAAATAAACGCTGCTTCAATTGCCTATCAGGAGACCATTTAATGCGTTTTTGCAAAAGTAGAAAGGAATGCGTCTACTGCTACAAGACGGGAAGACATCATCGAGCTCTATGTCCTGAAAAGTTTACAGCCAGAAAGGAAATGTCGTTAACCGCAGTGAATAGCGGTGAGTTTACAGTATTACAGACTGCGATAGTAACAGTGAAGAACGAGAGAGACCAACACAAACCCGTGACATGCAGGTTATTACTAGACTCAGGGTCTCAAAGATCATATGTCACAGTAGAGATTTCCAAGAAACTCAACCTATCGGTGAAGGAAGAAAATAGGCTGTCAATTTTCGGTTTTGCAAGCGAAACGCCTCGAGAGTATGATAGCCCACGAGTCGAATTGGAAATAACTACAAGAAAAAATAGAACTATAACGCTGCATGCCAACGAAGTTCCTACAATTACTAAAGGAGTAGAAACGCCGGTTATTAATCTCGACAAATGGAAGGATATCACTCTAGCTGACGACGGATCCCTCGGAGATAGAGTAGATATTTTAGTTGGGAACGACTACTATTTTAACTTGATTGGTACAGAAAAGGTACGCCTTCAAGACAacctatttataataaactCCGAGTTTGGATGGTTGGTTAGTGGAAGAGTAAATACCAAGGAAAGTGAAAATACTTTTTCGGTTATAACCTACTGTCAAAATCACGATCCGAATTGCGTCTACTTTACTGAACCAGACCTACCTCTAAAAAACATGGACATTTCATTCTTATGGGCTTTAGAAAGTATCGGCATTACGGATAACCCGAAGACCACGAGAGAAGATGAAGCTATTAAGCATCTCAACGAAACCATACGTCATATAGATGGCAGGTACATGGTAAAATGGCCATGGGTTGAATACCCTCCAAGGATGCCTACTAACTTTGGGTTAGCGTATGGAAGACTGAAAGGCCTACTCCAACGATTGAATGAGAGTTCAATGAAAGAATATCAAAATATACTGGAAGAACAACTGAACAATGGCGTCATCGAAATCATAAATCCAGATGAAGACGTTTATATCCAGAAAGTACCTCCTATTCATTACCTTCCTCACCACATGGTGAAACAAGAAGGTAAGAAAGGACGGATTGTGTACGACGCGTCTGGAAAGTTGAAAGAGAGTAAGAGTTTGAATGAGTGCATGTATAAAGGTCCATCGATGATTGGAGATTTGATAGCATTACTCATTCAATTCAGAACAAATAAAGTTGCGATAACAGCTGATGTGGAAAAAGCATTTCTACAAATAGGACTCCAGACTGAAGACAGAGACGTAACTAGGTTCATTTGGATAAAGGACAAAAGTAAACCTCTATCTATGGATAACATTATACATATGCGCTTTTGTAGAGTGCCGTTCGGAATCATTGCAAGTCCGTTCATATTGACAGCCACGCTACGGTATCACGTCTCACAGAATGCACCAGAACTGATTCCTAAGATTGTGGACAAATGCTACGTCGACAACTTCGTTACTGGAACAGACTCTACAGAAGCAGCGATACAACTGTTTATAACCACACGAAAAGTCTTCAATGAGATAGCTATGAATCTGAGAGACTGGATTTCAAAcgataaagcttttctcaaaaccATCCCATCAGAATACAAAGCCGAACAAAcagaagaaacaaaaatactGGGCTTAATATGGAATATCAAGAAAGATACCTTGCGATTGAACATTAAAAGCGAACCTTTCAAAGAAGAAAACGTTAAAGGACCTCAGAGCAAAAGGAAGATACTGAGTACAATTGCTTCTATGTATGACCCATGTGGACTTTGTTGCCCATTGATTTTACCTACGAAGTTGCTAATGCAAAAATTatgggaaataaaaataaaatgggacACAGTCTTACCTGACGAACTGCAAAGAAAGTGGGAAGATATTATTAATCGCTTGGAAGCAATAAAACATGTAGAAATACCCCGTTATATAGGACTTACCGGAGAAGCAGTATATGAGCTACACGGATTTAGCGACGCATCAAAGCAAGCATACGCGGCAGTGATCTACTTGACAGCCGGAAATGAAGACAAAAGGAACATATCATTCGTTATGGCTAAGTCAAAGGTTGTGCCAAAAGAGGAAAGAGAAGATTTGCGCATGCCCAGACTTGAATTACTAGGTTGTTACTTAGGTAGCAAACTATTGAAATATGTCAAGAACGTGATAGGCATCACAATAACCAAAGAATACTTATGGACGGACAGTAAAATAGTTCTAAGTTGGGTCCACTCTAATAAATTATTACCTCCCTTTATTGGGAGGAGAGTAGATGCCATCAAAGAAAATAAGCAGTTGGAACTACGCTATGTAAACACGGAAGCTAATCCTGCTGACCTGGCGACACGACCCGATTTATGGGAAAAGAAAAAGACGCTGTGGCTTAACGGCCCTGAATTCCTAAGACAAGGAAAAAGAAAATGGCCAAGCCATTCCGTATTTGAGACTCGAGACCTGTCGTCGGGGCAGGGTCCTTCGGATACAGTAAACTTAATGGAGATTAACGAGAAAATACCAGACAAGACATTTCGCGAAGAGAATATACCAGTAGATACTATGAAGAGCATTAAAGACCTGCAGAAAGAATATTTTCCACTAGAAAGCAAAGGAAAGAAAACGAGTTTAGCAATTAATTTGGAATTATTCAAAGACATAGACGGACTGTTGCGATGCAATGGCCGTATGAAACATGCAGAATGGTCTTTCGACAAACGTCATCCAATACTAATACCCAGAGACTGCACATTTACAAATGACCTCGTCATGAAAACTCACAGAGAAAATTATCATATGAAAGCTACTCACACGTTGAGCAGAGTAAGAGAGTCATACTGGATTCCAAAGGGGAAGAGTTACGTACAGCGACTATTAGCAAAATGCCCAGAGTGTATCAAGCATAGCGGAGGCCCTTTTAAGTTACCTCCAGCACCAGCATTACCTCCAGAGAGAGTAAATTACTCGTCACCGTTCACTTATACAGGTGTTGACTACATGGGACCTCTTCTGATAAACAACGGAGATGGAAATAGCAAGAGATGGATCTGTCTTTTTACATGCTTAGTCGTGAGAGCGGTTCACCTCGAAGTCGTACGAGACCTTACGGCTGAAGAAGGTTTACTCGCGCTAAGAAGAATGATCTCTACGAGAGGAATACCATCATTAGTAACATCAGATAATGCTCAACATTTCAAGCTGATAGCAGAAATCATTTCAAGTCAATATTGCATTGACAAGAAGATAAGATGGAGGTACATAATACCCCTCTCCCCTTGGGCAGGTGGATTTTACGAACGTTTAATAGGTATTGTCAAGAATTGCATGAAGAGGACGCTAGGAAAACACATGCTGAAAGATAATCAGCTCTCAACGATCGTTAAAGAGATTGAGGCCGTGGTTAACTCACGACCGCTCACTAGCGTGGATTCCGAACCCGACTATGTTTTGAAGCCTTCGGACTTTCTGACTGCAGGAAAAGTAATCACATTAGAAGAAGCCGAAAATGAGTCCGAACCACAAATTATGACCACAACGAAGACAGAATTAATAAAAGGCTGGAAACGAGCACTCATCATGCTAAAAGAATTTAAAGAAATGTTTTATAACCGTTACCTACTAAGTCTTCGCGAGAGATACGGACATCTGCCGCGAGAACCGCGAATAACTTCGAAACTTACACCGAGTCCTGGTCAGATCGTACAGATCAAGGGCGACTCCAAGAATAGAAACGACTGGAAGGTAGGGAAGATTACAGAACTGATCCCGAGTGCTGACAGTCTATGTAGAGCAGCAATAGTACAAGTAGGGGACACTGAGTACACGCGTTCTATCGCACATCTCTACCCTCTCGAGATAGAGGATGCTCCAGAGCCTATTGCGAACATCAGCAGTAAAGGAGGAACTCGTCCTTTAGTGACACCTGATCACGACACGTAAATATAGAGAGTGTGGAGGAAATTCGTCCTCTGACACCTGATTTAACAACAGCTGTAATACCTCAACCTCAAGTCATTGCACCTATGCCATTGACGATGGAAGATCACGTTAGTATACAAGATGAAGACGCAGAACATGCACCGACAGAACATGAAGATGAATCGCTACCTAATACAACTGAGATGAATGATATGGATGTGAACCAGAGGTCGAAACGAGCTGCAGCCACTAAAGCCATGGAGAGAATCAAGGAATGGACGCGAGACCTGACTGCGCTACTGCTTCACTCCAAAGCCTTGCCGCCGGGGAGTGTCGCGACAGGCGCGAATCTCTAGGTGAGTGGCCCGCTTTATTAGTTTTGGAGTGGCAACACTGAATATAAAAAGTGACTGCTGTCAGTCTATGGCATGGCGGCTAATAGCGTCAAATGTGAAATGTGTATAAAGTTCATTTGTGGAAGTCATCAAGCAGCAACTGCAGTATC
Above is a window of Choristoneura fumiferana chromosome 2, NRCan_CFum_1, whole genome shotgun sequence DNA encoding:
- the LOC141445367 gene encoding uncharacterized protein, which translates into the protein MKNNNMRREENKNENKKGERTQRMERSYYSRSQCDTSRKRKYEPMRNKDKEQREGTKEYIEHKRRKLSCIFCGKDHYADRCQEYKTIEERRAKLNKRCFNCLSGDHLMRFCKSRKECVYCYKTGRHHRALCPEKFTARKEMSLTAVNSGEFTVLQTAIVTVKNERDQHKPVTCRLLLDSGSQRSYVTVEISKKLNLSVKEENRLSIFGFASETPREYDSPRVELEITTRKNRTITLHANEVPTITKGVETPVINLDKWKDITLADDGSLGDRVDILVGNDYYFNLIGTEKVRLQDNLFIINSEFGWLVSGRVNTKESENTFSVITYCQNHDPNCVYFTEPDLPLKNMDISFLWALESIGITDNPKTTREDEAIKHLNETIRHIDGRYMVKWPWVEYPPRMPTNFGLAYGRLKGLLQRLNESSMKEYQNILEEQLNNGVIEIINPDEDVYIQKVPPIHYLPHHMVKQEGKKGRIVYDASGKLKESKSLNECMYKGPSMIGDLIALLIQFRTNKVAITADVEKAFLQIGLQTEDRDVTRFIWIKDKSKPLSMDNIIHMRFCRVPFGIIASPFILTATLRYHVSQNAPELIPKIVDKCYVDNFVTGTDSTEAAIQLFITTRKVFNEIAMNLRDWISNDKAFLKTIPSEYKAEQTEETKILGLIWNIKKDTLRLNIKSEPFKEENVKGPQSKRKILSTIASMYDPCGLCCPLILPTKLLMQKLWEIKIKWDTVLPDELQRKWEDIINRLEAIKHVEIPRYIGLTGEAVYELHGFSDASKQAYAAVIYLTAGNEDKRNISFVMAKSKVVPKEEREDLRMPRLELLGCYLGSKLLKYVKNVIGITITKEYLWTDSKIVLSWVHSNKLLPPFIGRRVDAIKENKQLELRYVNTEANPADLATRPDLWEKKKTLWLNGPEFLRQGKRKWPSHSVFETRDLSSGQGPSDTVNLMEINEKIPDKTFREENIPVDTMKSIKDLQKEYFPLESKGKKTSLAINLELFKDIDGLLRCNGRMKHAEWSFDKRHPILIPRDCTFTNDLVMKTHRENYHMKATHTLSRVRESYWIPKGKSYVQRLLAKCPECIKHSGGPFKLPPAPALPPERVNYSSPFTYTGVDYMGPLLINNGDGNSKRWICLFTCLVVRAVHLEVVRDLTAEEGLLALRRMISTRGIPSLVTSDNAQHFKLIAEIISSQYCIDKKIRWRYIIPLSPWAGGFYERLIGIVKNCMKRTLGKHMLKDNQLSTIVKEIEAVVNSRPLTSVDSEPDYVLKPSDFLTAGKVITLEEAENESEPQIMTTTKTELIKGWKRALIMLKEFKEMFYNRYLLSLRERYGHLPREPRITSKLTPSPGQIVQIKGDSKNRNDWKVGKITELIPSADSLCRAAIVQVGDTEYTRSIAHLYPLEIEDAPEPIANISSKGGTRPLVTPDHDT